One window from the genome of Natrialba magadii ATCC 43099 encodes:
- a CDS encoding DHH family phosphoesterase, giving the protein MAGPIPELEDRALECAQTLCEAERVLLASHIDADGLTSAAIASQALERAGIPFETVFEKQLDAAAIEAIAATEYDTVLFTDFGSGQLDEISVHEAAGAFTPVIADHHQPADAETDYHLNPLLFGINGASELSGAGASYVLARALAEVSDETIIPDGGSETAARADNRDLAALAIVGAVGDMQDSDGELHGANEHIVAEGVDAGVVEPSTDLALYGKQTRPLPKLLEYATDVRIPGISGSERGVLSFLDELPLELRRPADATGSDAGEWRRWAELTAEEKQTVASALVKRAVSRGVPAGKIDRLVGTAYVLCDEPVGTELRDASEFSTLLNATARYERADVGLAVCLGDRGAALEQARTLLRNHRRNLSNGIDLVTEEGVTQTDNLQWFHAEDRIRETIVGIVAGMAMGNEGISRSKPIIAFADKSGDDAGAGMDPDPDPDPKPTDDQHQEVKVSARGTHSLVRKGLDLSAVMGQASRAVGGDGGGHDVAAGATVPKGNEADFIEHADELVGEQLS; this is encoded by the coding sequence ATGGCTGGCCCAATCCCCGAACTCGAGGACCGCGCACTCGAGTGTGCACAGACACTCTGTGAGGCAGAGCGCGTGTTACTCGCCTCCCACATCGACGCCGACGGACTGACGAGCGCCGCCATCGCGAGCCAGGCGCTCGAACGCGCGGGCATTCCGTTCGAGACCGTTTTCGAAAAACAGCTCGACGCGGCGGCTATCGAGGCTATTGCGGCCACCGAGTACGACACCGTCCTCTTTACTGACTTCGGGAGCGGCCAGCTCGACGAGATCAGCGTCCACGAAGCAGCGGGTGCGTTTACGCCGGTCATCGCGGACCACCACCAGCCCGCCGACGCGGAGACGGACTACCACCTCAACCCGCTTCTGTTCGGTATCAACGGCGCGTCCGAACTTTCGGGCGCTGGCGCGAGTTACGTCCTCGCGCGGGCGCTTGCCGAGGTGTCGGACGAGACGATCATTCCCGACGGTGGCAGCGAAACTGCAGCCCGCGCCGACAACCGCGACCTCGCCGCCCTCGCCATCGTCGGTGCCGTCGGCGACATGCAAGACTCCGACGGCGAACTCCACGGCGCAAACGAACACATCGTCGCCGAAGGCGTCGACGCCGGCGTCGTCGAACCCAGCACCGACCTCGCCCTCTACGGCAAGCAGACCCGCCCACTCCCGAAGCTACTCGAGTACGCCACCGACGTTCGTATCCCGGGCATCTCCGGCAGCGAACGCGGGGTGCTCTCGTTTTTAGACGAGTTGCCACTCGAGTTGCGTCGGCCGGCAGACGCCACTGGCTCCGACGCCGGCGAGTGGCGCCGCTGGGCGGAACTGACCGCCGAGGAGAAACAGACCGTCGCCAGCGCGCTCGTCAAGCGAGCCGTCTCTCGCGGCGTTCCGGCGGGGAAGATCGATCGACTCGTCGGCACTGCCTACGTCCTGTGCGACGAACCTGTCGGCACCGAACTGCGCGACGCCAGCGAGTTTTCCACGCTGCTCAACGCGACCGCACGCTATGAGCGTGCCGACGTTGGCCTGGCAGTCTGTCTCGGTGATCGCGGAGCGGCACTCGAGCAGGCTCGAACCCTGTTACGGAACCACCGGCGTAACCTCTCGAACGGTATCGACCTCGTCACCGAGGAAGGTGTGACACAGACGGACAACCTCCAGTGGTTCCACGCGGAAGACCGCATCCGTGAAACGATCGTTGGAATCGTTGCCGGCATGGCGATGGGCAACGAGGGTATCAGCCGCTCGAAGCCGATCATCGCGTTCGCGGATAAGTCGGGTGATGACGCAGGAGCAGGGATGGACCCGGACCCGGACCCAGACCCGAAGCCAACGGACGACCAGCATCAGGAGGTCAAAGTCTCCGCTCGCGGCACGCACAGTCTGGTTCGGAAGGGGCTCGACCTCTCCGCCGTGATGGGACAGGCCTCACGCGCTGTCGGCGGAGATGGTGGCGGACACGACGTGGCGGCCGGTGCGACCGTCCCGAAAGGGAACGAGGCGGACTTTATTGAGCACGCGGACGAACTCGTCGGCGAGCAGCTCTCGTGA